In Bacteroidota bacterium, the following proteins share a genomic window:
- a CDS encoding ABC transporter permease codes for MSDNTNKNREYANLPLHVYAAGKQPGIVKTLLTIAKEFPAAHSLGYRFAKRNIKARYTQSILGIVWALLPNIAIAAVWIILNNNKIVTVSHTGGNYALFVIIGIMLWAVFTKAVLTPLQIIDSNRGVLVKINFPREALVILSFYETLFNAVITLIVIVASMIYFQVPVSFSSLLFFPTLFLLNIMGLCIGTLLVPVSVLNKDINFLLPTFLQFAMYLTPVVYAQTTSNGILQILSLNPVSPVLTIARNFLLGIDSPISWIQLIIVTLVTIVLFIAGIIIQRFAMGILIERMGS; via the coding sequence ATGTCCGATAACACCAATAAAAACCGCGAATATGCAAACTTACCTTTGCATGTATATGCAGCAGGCAAGCAACCGGGAATAGTAAAAACTTTGCTAACAATAGCCAAGGAGTTTCCTGCGGCACATTCTCTCGGGTATCGTTTTGCAAAACGAAACATAAAGGCCCGGTACACTCAAAGTATTTTAGGCATTGTTTGGGCTTTGCTTCCAAATATTGCTATTGCAGCCGTTTGGATCATTCTCAATAATAATAAGATTGTTACTGTAAGTCACACAGGAGGCAATTATGCTTTATTTGTAATCATCGGAATAATGCTTTGGGCCGTATTTACAAAAGCTGTGCTCACCCCCTTACAAATTATTGATTCGAACCGTGGCGTGTTGGTGAAAATAAATTTTCCGCGCGAGGCATTAGTTATACTTTCATTTTACGAAACTCTATTCAATGCTGTTATAACACTAATTGTTATCGTTGCTTCAATGATATATTTTCAAGTACCTGTATCATTTAGCTCCTTGCTATTTTTCCCCACATTATTTTTACTTAATATTATGGGATTATGTATTGGCACTTTGTTGGTTCCGGTTTCGGTTTTAAACAAAGACATAAATTTTTTATTGCCTACTTTTTTACAATTTGCCATGTACCTTACTCCTGTAGTTTATGCACAAACTACCTCCAATGGTATTTTGCAAATACTATCACTCAACCCCGTAAGTCCTGTGCTAACCATTGCACGCAATTTTCTCCTTGGCATTGATTCACCAATCAGTTGGATTCAACTAATAATTGTAACTCTTGTAACTATAGTATTATTTATTGCAGGAATAATAATACAACGCTTTGCAATGGGAATATTAATCGAAAGAATGGGAAGTTAA
- a CDS encoding tetratricopeptide repeat protein — translation MTLSFTHPLLFAFTELIKSETFVVQRMASLVTLFYLLTVTLYVKGRIVENNNFSKYAWFSGSIIMAMLAMLSKENAITLPLAIIMTEIFFLQSKKTFLILKDYRIVGLSILFIAIILFVAFRFSSGIFNPLPPDAITNFVEITPANYLFTQFSVLLKYLQMLLFPINQNIDYDITLSTSFFEIKTLISFILLAAILVLGVLLFNKSRIISFGIFWFFVTIAVESSIIPISDLIFEHRTYLPSYGFMLILTTAIFTLLWPKNKNLALGILGLIIISNAVLTYQRNKVWQDEITLWTDAIKKSPNKARPYVIRGNAYEDLNKMDDAILDYNKAVELQPNYTLAFTNRGYAHKHKGNWQKAIQDYNKSISLNPLIALAYTNRGALHSGIKLLKTTLRQYRLTIDVRLHILIVL, via the coding sequence ATGACATTGTCATTTACCCATCCGCTACTATTTGCTTTTACGGAACTCATAAAATCGGAAACATTTGTTGTACAGCGCATGGCTTCGCTTGTAACTTTGTTTTATTTACTAACAGTAACCCTATACGTAAAAGGCCGAATAGTCGAAAACAATAATTTTTCGAAATATGCGTGGTTTTCAGGGTCTATAATTATGGCGATGCTTGCCATGCTTTCAAAAGAAAATGCCATCACATTGCCACTTGCCATAATAATGACAGAAATATTTTTTCTACAATCGAAAAAAACTTTTTTAATCTTGAAAGATTATCGCATAGTCGGATTGTCAATATTGTTCATCGCCATCATTTTATTTGTTGCTTTTAGGTTTTCCTCCGGCATTTTTAATCCCCTCCCACCCGATGCCATAACCAATTTTGTTGAAATAACTCCAGCCAATTATCTGTTCACTCAGTTTAGTGTATTGTTGAAATACTTACAAATGCTTTTATTTCCTATCAATCAAAATATCGATTATGACATAACTTTATCGACAAGTTTTTTCGAAATAAAAACCCTTATCAGTTTTATTTTACTTGCCGCTATTTTGGTTTTGGGTGTGTTATTATTTAATAAAAGCCGAATTATTTCTTTCGGTATTTTTTGGTTTTTTGTAACCATTGCTGTTGAGTCAAGCATAATTCCTATTTCCGATTTAATATTTGAACACCGCACTTATTTGCCTTCTTATGGTTTTATGTTAATACTTACTACGGCCATATTTACTTTGCTATGGCCCAAAAATAAAAACTTAGCCTTGGGCATTCTTGGACTTATAATAATTTCGAACGCTGTACTAACGTATCAAAGAAATAAAGTATGGCAAGATGAAATAACACTTTGGACAGACGCTATTAAAAAATCGCCAAATAAAGCACGGCCATATGTAATCCGGGGCAATGCGTACGAAGATCTTAATAAAATGGATGATGCCATTTTGGATTATAACAAGGCCGTTGAATTGCAGCCAAACTATACTTTGGCATTCACAAACCGCGGTTATGCACATAAACATAAAGGAAATTGGCAAAAAGCAATACAAGATTATAACAAATCTATTTCTTTGAACCCGTTAATTGCGTTAGCGTATACCAACCGGGGTGCCTTACACAGTGGCATAAAGCTATTGAAGACTACACTGCGGCAATATAGGTTGACAATCGATGTGCGCTTGCATATTCTAATCGTGCTATAG
- a CDS encoding transposase, translating into MGVNDQRFIKSKFQWQSGYGAFSFSKSQRDIVIKYIMNQEEHHRAKTFKKEYLKMLNDFDVAYEDKYLFEFYD; encoded by the coding sequence ATTGGGGTAAATGACCAACGTTTTATTAAAAGTAAATTTCAATGGCAATCAGGATATGGTGCTTTTTCATTTTCTAAAAGCCAAAGAGACATTGTAATCAAATACATTATGAATCAGGAAGAACATCATAGGGCAAAAACTTTTAAGAAGGAATATTTAAAAATGTTAAATGATTTTGATGTTGCTTATGAAGACAAATACTTGTTTGAGTTTTACGACTGA
- a CDS encoding ABC transporter ATP-binding protein, which yields MSENTEILVDVKNVSKKFSLNLRTSMMYGLKDLGKTMLGIPYDSSQLREKEFWAVKDISFQLRRGECLGLIGRNGAGKSTLLKLLNGLIRPDEGSITMRGKVGALIELGAGFNPLLSGRENVYNNGQLLGFSKKEVEERFNAILEFAEIGKFIDSPVQNYSSGMKVRLGFAIAAQMETDILLIDEVLAVGDMGFVLKCFNKMDVLRSKTAMIFVTHGLSQVSRMCTDICIMNEGKSAYQSSNVAAGITRYYEMFKTQIVSFKASDKVSIEKITLSSEGKESTDEKTLTVEHGAELCLSLELNCIKPVYNPRIALIFYDKEQKNIAETLNFDQQIVLPEVEGLLSIKAVLPQVIFSQGNYSITIALSEIENGSRKIVFRQQSAIYFNVHSKVHGWAPVQLDFNWELVSGNVNTP from the coding sequence ATGAGTGAGAATACAGAAATATTAGTTGATGTAAAAAACGTATCAAAAAAATTCAGCCTGAATTTGCGTACAAGTATGATGTATGGTTTAAAAGACCTTGGCAAAACTATGCTGGGCATACCATACGATTCATCGCAATTGCGCGAAAAGGAATTTTGGGCTGTAAAGGATATTAGTTTTCAATTGCGCAGAGGCGAATGCCTTGGGCTCATAGGCCGTAATGGTGCGGGCAAAAGCACCTTGCTAAAATTGTTGAATGGATTGATACGCCCCGATGAAGGATCGATAACAATGCGTGGCAAAGTTGGAGCACTTATAGAATTGGGTGCCGGATTTAATCCACTCCTTTCGGGCCGCGAAAACGTTTATAACAATGGACAACTGTTAGGTTTTAGCAAGAAAGAAGTAGAAGAAAGATTTAACGCTATTTTGGAATTTGCCGAAATAGGAAAGTTTATTGATTCTCCTGTACAAAATTATAGTTCGGGTATGAAAGTGCGATTGGGATTTGCAATAGCTGCGCAAATGGAGACCGATATTCTATTGATAGACGAAGTACTGGCTGTTGGTGATATGGGTTTTGTGTTGAAGTGTTTCAACAAAATGGATGTGTTGCGCAGTAAAACAGCAATGATATTTGTAACACATGGTTTATCACAAGTATCGCGTATGTGCACCGATATATGCATTATGAATGAAGGTAAAAGTGCGTATCAATCGAGTAATGTGGCGGCAGGCATTACAAGATACTATGAAATGTTCAAGACCCAAATAGTAAGTTTCAAGGCGAGCGATAAAGTGAGTATCGAAAAAATAACTTTATCGAGCGAAGGAAAAGAATCGACAGATGAAAAAACCCTCACTGTGGAACATGGTGCCGAACTATGTTTAAGCTTAGAATTAAATTGCATTAAACCGGTTTACAATCCAAGAATTGCTTTAATATTTTATGATAAAGAGCAAAAAAATATTGCGGAGACACTCAACTTCGATCAACAAATTGTATTGCCTGAGGTTGAGGGATTATTAAGTATAAAAGCTGTACTGCCACAAGTTATTTTTTCGCAAGGCAATTATTCAATAACTATAGCATTAAGCGAAATTGAGAATGGTTCACGTAAAATTGTTTTTCGTCAACAATCGGCAATATATTTTAATGTGCATAGTAAGGTGCATGGCTGGGCACCTGTTCAGTTAGATTTTAATTGGGAATTGGTTTCCGGTAATGTAAATACTCCATGA